The proteins below are encoded in one region of Nitrosomonas ureae:
- a CDS encoding helix-turn-helix domain-containing protein has product MYNLILITNILRILDEKDMTKSELAEKAGVSISFFTDLTNDKANPSLRIIEAVAEALETPLPMLLDSSDMSTADLEALTNRKLKHLPKGFVWKGGVLSEYEAYQVEQWDKKNRAFLLKNKK; this is encoded by the coding sequence ATGTACAATTTAATCTTAATCACAAATATTTTGCGTATCCTTGATGAAAAGGATATGACCAAGTCGGAATTAGCAGAGAAGGCGGGTGTTTCCATTTCTTTTTTTACTGATCTGACCAATGACAAAGCCAATCCATCACTCAGGATTATAGAAGCCGTCGCAGAAGCACTCGAGACCCCACTGCCAATGCTATTGGATAGTTCGGATATGAGCACGGCTGATCTTGAAGCATTAACCAATCGAAAACTAAAGCATTTGCCTAAAGGCTTTGTCTGGAAAGGTGGCGTGCTGAGTGAATATGAGGCTTATCAAGTCGAGCAATGGGATAAAAAGAACAGAGCGTTTTTATTAAAAAATAAAAAGTAA
- a CDS encoding TrbC/VirB2 family protein, with protein MKLIHIKDISPFFCFFSIAFLFALLLSVDNAQAAVGAGGALPYETWLVSLRNSVTGPVAFTLSIVGIVVAGGILIFGGELNAFFRTLIFIVLVMALLVGANNIMTNLFQGAVIPGEIPKDQESIVNSQE; from the coding sequence ATGAAACTGATTCATATCAAGGATATCTCTCCATTCTTTTGTTTCTTCTCAATCGCTTTTTTGTTTGCGCTGTTGTTATCTGTTGATAACGCACAAGCCGCTGTTGGCGCAGGTGGTGCACTTCCCTATGAAACCTGGTTGGTGAGTCTCAGAAACTCCGTAACCGGTCCGGTTGCTTTTACCTTGTCCATTGTCGGTATTGTGGTTGCAGGCGGCATCCTGATCTTTGGTGGCGAACTCAATGCATTTTTCCGCACATTGATTTTTATTGTGCTGGTTATGGCATTACTTGTGGGTGCCAACAACATCATGACTAATTTGTTTCAAGGCGCGGTCATTCCGGGTGAAATACCCAAAGACCAGGAATCAATCGTAAATTCACAGGAATAG
- a CDS encoding FtsK/SpoIIIE domain-containing protein: MPLAPEDRRVFEAALKGLLAVADMSLFQLGDYCAQISEASRIEGHPIRDALGWALPRLALPRDTTLFSNTKSFGTASGPWRKTFEKLFSDRAPLLLKQHKTGQAIDPEEMRERYTDNFEFIQLAAHPVIEAFIQAQPGDPDTKEALSLLEWESDGIHLLFDRPKEKQQKLADHTLDFFENDCTDPGVLTDAWKKHLEELKARERRSDWNEVDEEFFEVHRRYLDQDPKLRGRWEKVVFGKPIECTDFLDGLVTAVQRLVVRAGEPTTDRFIRVRVTKGRTEWRERFNHDIGAFFSTMYRGLPQLLCERVQWHVEKMGATDIPDPLFDYPAFFEYENKRKGGKLKPSTSASKLQTQIKFEVSLVEQHAGNDQTVEKTQLLWMARPEAIGLTLHDDMKRLLEKGGIACTEVLRRMVSKKGGVQSVSLLDVNTLEATFGRDAGSLVPPHGRIKSLRAEIKRRIDELYNDGRLTAEQLKEIKAAWITFESDYSDAIKHFLESGLHTEAILNQAESFGALLRVLKIHARGDVARAKLVSEVLTVGTVRLTGDQPSIIVPPWHPERMKALAVKLRRVAGLITHLLVGQYVTFGDRNIFFQEFSEELEHPFYPEIAVTDRSGTPVLVTESSTVNGYSLLERPVRADDEQLTDVNPVEAARQIRELLERYVGLQPHERSNLSILLYNADAADLPLATVRELTNLQEDFELNCNVSVRHQDSGKLRRIYAELVSKSDADPDLSVASETSDNFMSKLRISVSPPNITITKPEDGFRPFDIAFLHDVVSRTATEEWISVDWLNDRPVFEHAPSRWSYRSVSGENELKSTTFLTCPQQTASGRAYVDMVGAVVRQQDVSLQHHLVPARQISLQSDRLRSVFEDAHNLAEWVATYDELLDKRQLQANKINVVRYRRNRTNGRNMIVSSTSELRLLNVLAKRRIQELGLTLTEEELNATTQRLIDDAISVSGDIVLRAAKRGVSAGELIGLVLSRFMMEDEFKIICGGANEPSIQVFFLLDDYASWLAQRESRIADLLGMCIHDSAEGIRLHLSIVESKYVAGVGEADARRSSKAQLLATLTIIREAFFGDPGRLDRDLWLSRIADLLIDAVIPPGQTALLERVRAAIRDANVGITLRGYSNIFIHTSESGQAASRSERIIIEETDGVNSYQEVFDRPDLRKLIEAYARRENSLVVRQAIGLGTPWDEIHVQQLAKRVTWTNMIDRLTQSESDLSNEIPSDVSTITSAVEPQTTLQTEVAFPLDTPVVAPSITTILDEIKSIKPKLTQGTALMSLVAEHLAQRDQLADDRETWANEVKVNLKKALNSYGFQANIIGTRLTPNGCLIRLSGSDRLRVEDIDAKRTQLLTTHSIQLVTVQPKPGEIIVSIAGVMRQPVSLWDIWAMRQLNQNIAGINTSFVLGLQELTGNVLYLNLGSDFGGLSQHEPHSLIAGSTGSGKSVLIQALLLDIAATNPSCLANIILIDPKMGVDYIGLATLPHLREAIITTRGRSVEVLNGLVEEMEERYRTFAAARARDLSTYNAKSLPENRMPMVFLVHDEFADWMLDDGYKGTVSAAVQRLGVKARAAGIHLFFAAQRPDKDVMPMQLRENLGNRLILKVSSEATSRIALDRPGAEMLLGKGHLAAKLNGEQGLIFAQAPYLPDDDIVSVVEAICLDNEG; the protein is encoded by the coding sequence TTGCCCTTGGCACCGGAAGATCGTCGGGTGTTTGAGGCTGCATTGAAAGGACTCTTAGCAGTTGCCGACATGTCGCTGTTTCAGCTTGGAGACTACTGCGCCCAGATTAGCGAAGCATCCCGAATAGAAGGCCATCCCATTCGAGATGCGCTGGGCTGGGCACTACCACGTCTGGCACTACCTCGGGATACCACGTTATTTTCGAATACTAAATCGTTTGGTACGGCCAGCGGCCCGTGGCGCAAGACCTTCGAAAAGCTATTTTCCGACCGCGCACCGCTATTGCTCAAACAACACAAAACGGGACAAGCAATAGATCCGGAAGAGATGAGGGAAAGGTATACGGACAACTTTGAATTTATCCAACTAGCTGCTCACCCTGTTATTGAAGCTTTCATTCAGGCGCAACCCGGGGATCCAGATACGAAGGAAGCGCTATCCCTACTCGAATGGGAGAGCGATGGCATACATTTATTGTTCGATCGCCCCAAAGAAAAGCAACAAAAATTGGCCGATCATACCCTCGATTTTTTTGAAAACGACTGCACCGACCCGGGTGTTTTAACGGATGCCTGGAAGAAGCATCTTGAGGAACTCAAAGCTCGGGAGAGGCGATCCGATTGGAACGAGGTCGATGAGGAGTTCTTCGAAGTGCACCGGCGTTACCTTGACCAGGATCCAAAGCTTCGCGGCCGATGGGAAAAGGTGGTGTTCGGGAAGCCCATCGAGTGCACTGATTTTTTGGATGGCTTGGTAACGGCCGTTCAGCGGCTAGTAGTTCGTGCAGGGGAGCCAACCACAGATCGTTTTATTAGAGTCCGTGTTACCAAGGGGCGTACCGAATGGCGTGAACGCTTCAATCACGATATCGGTGCTTTCTTCTCCACCATGTACCGTGGCCTGCCGCAGCTATTGTGCGAACGCGTACAATGGCATGTGGAAAAGATGGGAGCGACAGATATTCCTGATCCTCTTTTTGATTACCCTGCATTTTTCGAGTACGAAAACAAACGAAAAGGTGGAAAGCTCAAGCCAAGTACATCCGCTTCTAAACTGCAAACGCAGATCAAGTTTGAAGTGAGCTTAGTCGAACAGCATGCGGGCAACGATCAAACAGTTGAGAAAACCCAATTATTATGGATGGCACGCCCTGAGGCCATCGGGTTAACACTTCACGACGACATGAAGCGATTGCTGGAAAAGGGAGGTATTGCCTGCACAGAAGTACTGCGACGGATGGTGAGCAAGAAAGGTGGTGTCCAAAGCGTGTCTTTATTAGATGTGAACACGTTGGAAGCTACCTTCGGACGCGATGCGGGGTCGCTGGTTCCGCCGCACGGTCGTATCAAGAGCCTTCGAGCAGAAATCAAGCGTCGCATTGACGAGCTATATAACGATGGCCGCTTAACTGCTGAGCAACTAAAAGAAATCAAGGCCGCTTGGATCACCTTTGAATCGGACTACTCCGATGCTATCAAGCATTTTCTCGAAAGCGGTTTGCACACCGAAGCCATCTTGAACCAAGCGGAATCTTTTGGGGCGTTGCTACGGGTGTTGAAAATTCACGCACGGGGAGACGTAGCCCGCGCCAAGCTAGTATCAGAAGTGCTGACAGTAGGAACGGTTCGCCTGACAGGCGACCAACCCAGCATCATCGTCCCTCCTTGGCATCCGGAACGGATGAAGGCACTGGCCGTGAAACTCCGCCGAGTAGCTGGCTTGATTACGCACCTATTGGTCGGTCAGTATGTTACCTTCGGAGATCGCAACATCTTCTTCCAAGAATTCAGCGAAGAGTTGGAGCACCCGTTTTACCCTGAAATCGCTGTTACCGACCGATCAGGGACGCCAGTTTTAGTGACCGAAAGCAGTACCGTCAATGGATATAGCCTGTTGGAACGACCGGTTCGGGCGGATGACGAACAACTCACTGACGTTAATCCGGTGGAAGCTGCACGCCAAATCCGTGAGCTATTGGAACGGTATGTAGGCCTTCAGCCGCACGAGCGTTCGAACTTAAGCATTTTGCTCTACAACGCTGATGCTGCAGATTTGCCGCTTGCAACGGTCCGGGAGTTGACGAACCTGCAAGAGGACTTTGAACTTAATTGCAACGTGTCAGTGCGCCATCAAGATTCAGGAAAACTTCGAAGGATATACGCCGAATTGGTGAGTAAATCGGATGCTGACCCCGATTTGTCCGTGGCTAGCGAGACTTCCGACAACTTCATGTCCAAGCTTCGCATTTCAGTGTCCCCACCAAACATCACGATCACTAAACCCGAGGATGGCTTTCGTCCGTTTGACATTGCTTTCTTGCACGATGTGGTATCTCGAACTGCTACCGAAGAGTGGATTTCCGTGGATTGGCTTAACGATCGACCGGTGTTCGAACACGCACCCTCGCGGTGGTCATACCGCAGCGTATCCGGTGAAAATGAACTGAAATCGACCACGTTCTTAACATGCCCTCAGCAAACTGCCTCAGGGCGTGCGTACGTTGATATGGTCGGTGCCGTGGTGCGACAACAAGATGTATCCCTGCAACACCATCTGGTACCTGCCCGCCAAATTTCTTTGCAGAGCGATCGTCTTCGCAGCGTGTTCGAGGATGCGCATAACCTGGCCGAGTGGGTGGCCACCTACGACGAGTTGCTTGATAAGAGGCAACTACAAGCCAATAAAATCAATGTAGTGCGATACCGTCGTAACCGAACCAACGGCCGCAACATGATCGTCAGCTCAACATCTGAACTTCGGCTGCTGAACGTTCTGGCCAAGCGACGTATTCAAGAGTTGGGGCTCACGCTAACGGAGGAAGAACTCAATGCGACCACCCAACGCCTGATCGACGATGCGATTAGCGTTTCTGGTGATATCGTGCTACGAGCAGCCAAGAGAGGGGTATCAGCGGGAGAATTAATCGGCTTGGTTTTGAGCCGTTTTATGATGGAAGATGAGTTTAAAATCATCTGTGGAGGTGCTAACGAGCCCTCCATACAAGTTTTCTTTTTGCTGGACGATTATGCTAGCTGGCTAGCGCAACGGGAAAGTCGTATAGCTGACCTTTTGGGGATGTGTATCCATGATTCGGCAGAAGGTATCCGACTTCACTTAAGCATTGTTGAATCAAAGTACGTGGCTGGAGTGGGTGAAGCAGATGCTAGGCGTTCCTCTAAAGCACAGTTGCTTGCGACACTGACGATAATTAGGGAAGCTTTTTTTGGAGATCCCGGCCGTCTTGACCGGGACCTGTGGCTATCAAGGATAGCTGATCTATTGATCGACGCAGTGATCCCTCCTGGACAAACTGCATTGCTCGAGCGCGTTCGAGCTGCGATACGGGATGCTAACGTAGGGATTACGCTTCGGGGCTATTCGAATATTTTCATTCACACGTCAGAATCCGGTCAGGCTGCTTCTCGATCAGAACGAATCATCATTGAAGAAACTGATGGCGTCAACTCATATCAAGAGGTGTTTGACCGTCCTGATTTGCGAAAGCTGATTGAAGCATACGCTCGTCGTGAAAACTCACTGGTAGTTCGCCAAGCTATCGGACTAGGTACCCCATGGGATGAAATACACGTTCAGCAACTTGCGAAACGTGTGACCTGGACTAACATGATCGATCGACTTACGCAGTCAGAATCAGATCTATCTAACGAAATCCCCTCGGATGTAAGCACTATTACTAGTGCTGTTGAGCCACAAACGACCTTGCAAACTGAAGTAGCTTTCCCATTAGATACGCCCGTTGTGGCACCAAGCATCACGACCATTCTTGATGAAATTAAATCGATCAAACCTAAGCTCACCCAAGGTACGGCTCTGATGAGTCTCGTGGCCGAACATTTGGCACAACGCGACCAACTGGCAGATGATCGGGAAACCTGGGCTAATGAAGTTAAGGTCAATCTTAAAAAAGCGCTCAATAGCTATGGTTTTCAGGCCAACATCATCGGAACTCGATTGACCCCTAACGGCTGTTTGATCCGTCTTTCAGGATCTGATCGTCTTCGGGTGGAAGACATTGATGCGAAACGAACACAGTTACTGACTACTCATAGTATCCAATTGGTAACGGTACAACCGAAACCGGGCGAGATCATTGTTTCAATCGCAGGCGTAATGCGCCAACCTGTTTCTTTATGGGACATCTGGGCGATGCGTCAGCTGAACCAAAATATTGCTGGGATCAATACATCGTTTGTGCTTGGTCTCCAAGAGTTGACTGGCAACGTACTGTATTTGAACCTAGGTAGTGACTTCGGCGGCTTATCTCAGCACGAACCACATTCTTTGATTGCAGGATCAACAGGCAGTGGGAAATCGGTGTTGATTCAAGCATTACTGCTAGACATTGCTGCCACAAATCCAAGCTGTTTGGCTAATATTATCCTGATAGATCCAAAAATGGGTGTGGATTACATTGGCTTGGCTACTCTTCCACACTTACGGGAAGCGATCATCACCACCCGTGGAAGATCCGTCGAAGTACTTAATGGGTTGGTTGAGGAAATGGAAGAGCGCTATAGGACTTTTGCTGCTGCGAGAGCTCGTGATTTGTCAACTTATAACGCCAAGTCATTGCCAGAAAACCGTATGCCGATGGTATTCTTGGTTCATGATGAGTTCGCAGACTGGATGTTGGATGACGGTTACAAGGGAACGGTCAGTGCGGCAGTACAACGCCTCGGCGTGAAGGCTCGCGCGGCGGGTATTCACCTTTTCTTTGCTGCCCAACGACCGGATAAAGACGTGATGCCGATGCAATTACGTGAGAATTTGGGCAATCGGTTGATTTTGAAAGTGTCCAGCGAAGCAACTTCGCGCATTGCTCTGGATCGTCCAGGAGCAGAGATGTTGTTAGGAAAAGGACACCTAGCTGCAAAATTGAATGGAGAGCAAGGACTGATCTTTGCTCAAGCACCATATTTGCCAGACGATGACATCGTTTCGGTGGTTGAAGCGATCTGCTTAGACAATGAAGGTTGA
- a CDS encoding ParB/RepB/Spo0J family partition protein: MIEKKKDNKKGLVAPTGATEIDITLISEDIHQPRKEFNKETLRELTETIKLRGVKSPISVRPNPNKPGTYIINHGARRYRASINAGLTKIPAFIDTDYSEADQVIENLQRDDLTSREIADFIGRQLAGGKTKSEIARLIGKTNPYITMHATLLDLPDPLGEVYRTGRCTDVTALYDLTRLYKANTEEVITWLALSTQEEISRLDVYQFSQFLKLKKTPSSNSVDDHVSSAGGRSNATPDSKNDQKQSASPSLLDSIYNLIKKDKRKPQDLMRDLSNDNKEFLQSKIKNYFEQGRNCPNIVQFTIKALQDGSFSTKGSGALQLIAFLHGIERSEPFDLMKILEEIAGQQEAG; encoded by the coding sequence ATGATAGAAAAAAAAAAGGATAATAAAAAAGGGCTCGTTGCGCCTACCGGCGCGACAGAAATTGACATCACGCTGATCAGCGAAGATATCCATCAGCCCAGGAAGGAATTTAATAAGGAAACGTTACGAGAATTAACGGAGACGATTAAGTTACGTGGAGTAAAATCACCCATATCGGTGCGTCCCAATCCGAATAAACCGGGAACCTACATCATTAATCATGGGGCGAGACGCTATCGTGCCAGCATTAATGCCGGATTAACAAAGATTCCTGCATTCATTGATACCGATTACAGTGAAGCTGATCAAGTAATCGAGAATCTGCAAAGAGATGATTTAACCTCCAGAGAGATTGCTGACTTCATTGGGCGGCAACTGGCAGGCGGTAAAACCAAATCTGAAATTGCCAGGCTGATCGGCAAAACAAATCCTTATATCACCATGCACGCCACACTCCTTGATCTGCCTGACCCACTAGGAGAAGTGTACCGGACAGGCCGCTGCACCGATGTCACAGCACTCTATGATTTAACCAGACTGTATAAAGCCAATACAGAAGAAGTAATCACCTGGCTGGCACTCAGTACACAGGAAGAAATATCACGATTGGACGTATATCAATTCAGTCAATTCTTAAAGCTAAAAAAAACACCCTCATCTAATTCTGTGGATGATCATGTATCCAGTGCTGGAGGCAGATCCAATGCCACTCCAGATAGTAAGAACGATCAAAAACAAAGTGCCTCGCCTTCATTGCTGGACTCTATTTACAATCTGATTAAAAAAGACAAACGCAAGCCACAGGATTTAATGCGTGACCTATCTAACGATAACAAGGAATTTCTCCAAAGCAAAATAAAGAACTATTTTGAGCAAGGCAGAAATTGCCCAAATATCGTTCAGTTCACAATAAAAGCGTTGCAAGATGGCAGCTTCTCAACCAAGGGCAGCGGCGCACTGCAGTTGATCGCCTTTCTGCATGGCATAGAAAGATCAGAGCCTTTTGATCTCATGAAAATACTGGAAGAAATTGCCGGACAACAGGAAGCAGGATAA
- the trbB gene encoding P-type conjugative transfer ATPase TrbB → MTLQDQFPNITTVKDRAKSKLERDAREILSALQDPETVEIMVNADGRIWQEKLGQKIQHIGNIQAAQVEAVIKTVAGFHGKEINRFNPIIEGEFPLDNSRFAGQLPPIVTAPTFAIRKKAIKIFTLEQYVETSVLSPKHSSVIKEAVRKHRNILVIGGTGSGKTTLINAIINEMVQSDPDERIFILEDTGEIQCAAQNFVQYHTTLNVDMTQLLKTTLRMRPDRILVGEVRGPEALDLLDAWNTGHEGGAATLHANDAMSGLTRLESLISRNPSAPKEIMPLIAEAVDMVVHITRTPHGRKIQQIIEVQGFKRGSYQIKKL, encoded by the coding sequence ATGACACTACAAGATCAATTTCCTAACATCACAACCGTTAAGGATCGAGCCAAGAGCAAGCTGGAGCGCGATGCACGGGAAATACTGTCCGCACTGCAAGATCCTGAGACGGTTGAAATCATGGTTAATGCCGATGGCCGTATCTGGCAAGAGAAGCTGGGTCAAAAGATACAGCATATCGGAAATATCCAGGCTGCTCAGGTTGAGGCTGTCATCAAAACCGTTGCCGGATTTCATGGCAAGGAAATCAATCGATTCAATCCAATCATTGAAGGTGAGTTTCCACTTGATAATTCACGCTTTGCCGGTCAATTACCCCCCATTGTTACAGCGCCCACTTTTGCCATCCGCAAAAAAGCCATCAAGATTTTCACACTCGAGCAATATGTGGAAACCAGCGTGCTGTCACCAAAACACAGTAGTGTCATTAAAGAGGCTGTGCGCAAGCACCGCAACATTCTGGTCATTGGTGGCACCGGATCAGGCAAAACGACCCTGATTAATGCCATTATCAATGAAATGGTTCAGAGTGATCCAGATGAGCGCATCTTTATCCTGGAGGATACCGGTGAGATTCAATGCGCTGCCCAGAATTTTGTTCAGTATCACACCACACTCAATGTCGACATGACGCAATTACTCAAAACAACCTTGCGTATGCGCCCGGATCGCATTCTGGTGGGTGAAGTTAGAGGCCCTGAAGCACTGGATTTGCTCGATGCCTGGAACACCGGCCATGAGGGTGGAGCTGCAACTTTGCACGCCAATGATGCGATGTCAGGACTGACTCGCCTGGAATCCCTGATTTCACGCAATCCTTCAGCACCGAAAGAAATTATGCCATTAATCGCAGAGGCGGTTGATATGGTCGTGCATATCACGCGCACACCGCATGGTAGGAAAATCCAGCAGATTATCGAAGTGCAAGGTTTTAAAAGAGGAAGTTACCAGATCAAAAAGTTGTAA
- a CDS encoding DNA phosphorothioation-associated putative methyltransferase translates to MVSDNTGKFVHSSRYLHIEAFDSLSLTDLELIADAEKLAQVTKGINYNVVRISENKESISFLHYPGFFDQPFPKLNASWRVELHGSGRIHNRSYADSLNPPILHRKELLLPPDHKEISKFQALTSTAETLGLFDDPSRIGFHNQWEKLIAGRGYRLIDNEFVPLGNDFSEIDGISESYTATVGEVQRHLTALVRYGFSAPIQMLVRFGFLDGSRSVFDYGCGRGDDLRGLQENGIRAIGWDPHFAPENQKKLSNIVNLGFVINVIEDINERIEALQGAYSLAQELLVVSVMLTNQYAVKGKPLYDGILTTRGTFQKFYTPSELKIFIEQNLYEESIPVAPGIFFVFKDKDAEQRFLVDRSRSRSNLLRAASQVQRASKQSKIEKDLARYIEHQALLDSIWLQWLENGREPEKSEVINLPQVLGAFGSLPRALRFLRSQKNDVILETAGRLRQNDLLVYFALGMFEKRKPYRHLDPQLQRDIKAHFADYGSAQLEARELLFQISQPERIDAACRDAASKGLGWYIEGESLQLHSSLVERLTPILRIYVGCGAALYGDITSADLVKIHIRSGKLTLMRFDDFYGKPLPKMIHRVKILFYKQELHFFEYGEEFEPPYLYLKSRFMNEEMDSYVEQIAFDNQLEALNLFDLSDYGPNPTEFIHSLSLARWQVDGMRLIRSQSIPDLDTPCGKYFTYRDFIVCGETQARTGLPNLPKEADTHTAIYELATNILDPVIDYFGMIKLTYGFCSAELAKEISGRISPNLDQHAAHERKRNGKFICERLGAACDFIIEDEDMEEVVAWVCKNTNFDRIYFYDSERPIHVSWSPESSRQMTRMKLSSNGKRIPRTVIMD, encoded by the coding sequence ATGGTTTCAGACAATACCGGAAAATTTGTTCACTCATCTCGTTATCTGCATATAGAGGCATTCGATTCACTTAGTCTAACGGATTTAGAATTAATAGCAGATGCAGAAAAACTTGCGCAAGTTACTAAAGGCATTAATTACAATGTGGTTCGAATCTCTGAAAATAAAGAATCCATTTCCTTTCTCCATTATCCTGGTTTTTTTGATCAACCTTTTCCCAAACTAAATGCAAGTTGGCGTGTTGAACTCCATGGATCTGGACGAATCCATAATCGTTCCTACGCTGATTCACTTAACCCACCCATCCTTCATCGTAAAGAACTTCTACTTCCACCTGATCATAAAGAAATTTCAAAATTTCAAGCACTGACCAGTACTGCTGAGACATTAGGACTTTTCGATGATCCTTCTAGAATTGGTTTTCACAATCAGTGGGAGAAATTGATCGCCGGAAGAGGCTATCGTTTGATAGATAATGAGTTTGTTCCTCTTGGCAACGACTTTTCAGAAATAGACGGCATTAGTGAAAGTTATACAGCCACTGTTGGTGAAGTGCAGAGACATTTGACAGCTCTTGTACGATATGGTTTTTCCGCTCCTATTCAAATGCTCGTAAGATTTGGTTTTCTTGATGGTTCACGTAGTGTTTTTGATTATGGCTGTGGTCGTGGAGATGATTTACGTGGTTTGCAAGAAAATGGTATTCGAGCAATAGGCTGGGATCCGCACTTTGCGCCAGAAAATCAAAAGAAATTATCTAATATTGTTAACCTAGGTTTTGTCATTAACGTCATTGAAGATATCAATGAACGTATTGAAGCACTTCAAGGAGCCTATTCCTTAGCTCAAGAATTACTTGTCGTATCGGTGATGTTAACAAACCAATACGCAGTTAAAGGTAAGCCGCTTTATGATGGAATTCTGACAACTCGCGGTACCTTTCAAAAATTTTATACACCAAGTGAACTAAAAATCTTTATCGAGCAAAATTTATATGAAGAATCAATCCCCGTAGCTCCGGGTATATTTTTCGTTTTTAAGGACAAAGATGCGGAACAACGTTTCTTGGTTGACAGAAGCCGTTCACGTTCTAATCTATTGCGTGCTGCTAGCCAGGTACAACGTGCATCAAAACAAAGTAAGATCGAGAAAGATCTCGCACGCTATATCGAACATCAGGCTCTGCTCGATTCGATTTGGCTTCAATGGTTAGAAAATGGACGTGAGCCGGAAAAAAGTGAAGTCATAAATTTACCTCAAGTACTTGGAGCTTTTGGCAGTTTACCTAGAGCACTTCGTTTCTTGCGAAGTCAAAAAAATGATGTCATCCTGGAAACTGCTGGCAGGCTCCGGCAGAATGATTTATTGGTTTATTTTGCGCTTGGAATGTTTGAAAAGCGTAAACCCTATCGTCATCTTGATCCTCAATTGCAACGCGACATTAAAGCTCACTTTGCTGATTATGGATCTGCCCAGCTAGAGGCAAGGGAACTACTGTTTCAAATTTCGCAACCTGAACGCATCGACGCGGCCTGTCGTGACGCGGCATCAAAAGGTCTTGGTTGGTATATCGAAGGCGAGTCATTACAACTTCATTCAAGTCTTGTCGAGCGACTTACCCCCATTCTTCGTATATATGTTGGTTGTGGTGCAGCGTTATACGGTGATATTACATCTGCTGATCTAGTCAAAATTCACATACGATCAGGAAAACTTACCCTAATGCGGTTTGATGATTTCTATGGAAAACCACTTCCTAAAATGATACATCGTGTAAAAATATTATTTTATAAACAAGAGCTTCATTTTTTTGAATATGGAGAAGAATTTGAACCACCTTACCTTTATCTGAAATCACGATTTATGAATGAAGAAATGGATAGTTATGTAGAACAGATTGCATTTGATAATCAACTAGAAGCTTTGAATCTTTTTGATCTATCAGATTATGGACCAAATCCAACAGAATTCATTCATAGCCTTAGTCTTGCACGCTGGCAAGTCGATGGAATGCGTTTAATTCGGAGTCAATCTATTCCCGATCTTGACACTCCATGCGGCAAGTATTTTACTTATCGCGACTTTATTGTATGTGGCGAAACGCAAGCCAGAACAGGTCTTCCTAATTTACCGAAAGAAGCAGATACCCATACAGCCATATATGAACTTGCTACAAATATTCTTGATCCAGTTATAGATTATTTTGGAATGATTAAACTAACTTATGGTTTTTGCTCGGCAGAGCTTGCAAAAGAGATATCTGGAAGAATTTCGCCAAATCTAGATCAACATGCTGCTCATGAAAGAAAACGAAACGGTAAATTTATATGCGAACGATTAGGCGCCGCTTGTGATTTTATTATTGAAGACGAAGATATGGAAGAAGTCGTAGCGTGGGTATGTAAAAACACAAACTTTGACAGAATATATTTTTATGATTCAGAAAGGCCTATACACGTTAGCTGGTCTCCAGAATCAAGCCGTCAAATGACTAGAATGAAATTGTCATCCAACGGAAAGCGTATCCCGAGAACCGTGATAATGGACTAA
- a CDS encoding KfrB domain-containing protein, whose amino-acid sequence MTTPAKLRMIVMNGQKILQTKNNNEWETMGTIKKADEGIKPGVYNIYLATAPVDKNQYQGQIIYIDKENSVFYQQVKKDFIVHQLNAIDGKPVAGKDVAITYDGEKATLTLIDALKNKRTLKI is encoded by the coding sequence ATGACGACACCCGCAAAACTACGAATGATTGTAATGAATGGACAAAAGATTCTACAAACTAAAAATAATAATGAATGGGAAACAATGGGTACCATCAAGAAGGCTGATGAAGGTATCAAACCGGGCGTCTACAATATTTATTTAGCTACAGCACCCGTTGATAAAAACCAGTATCAAGGACAAATTATTTATATTGATAAAGAGAATTCTGTTTTTTATCAACAGGTCAAGAAGGATTTTATTGTGCACCAATTAAATGCTATTGATGGTAAACCTGTTGCTGGGAAAGATGTGGCTATTACGTATGATGGAGAGAAAGCTACATTAACTCTAATAGATGCACTTAAGAATAAAAGAACTTTGAAAATATGA